A genomic window from Erythrobacter sp. BLCC-B19 includes:
- a CDS encoding M48 family metallopeptidase, with the protein MRKAIRLLAAAVPVFAVAGLAGGALLAPAHSQSLNDIMGAGQKVIQAATVSDAEIVAYFGQMSDEMDKQNPLAPAKNPYAVRLANLTKGLDAYDGLTLDIKAYLVDEVNAFAMGDGTVRVYSGLMDKMTDDEVRCVIGHEIGHVKLEHGAKRMKRALQQDAALSVAGTASSGVRNFTNSQLGALLQNVVYAQYSQAAETQADDYALTFMKARGYPQAACATAMDKLAALGSGGGIGLLKTHPDPAKRAKRMRKLIK; encoded by the coding sequence ATGCGTAAAGCTATCAGACTGTTGGCCGCTGCCGTGCCGGTGTTTGCTGTCGCCGGATTGGCCGGGGGAGCGCTGCTCGCCCCGGCTCATTCGCAGAGCCTCAATGACATCATGGGGGCAGGCCAGAAGGTGATTCAGGCCGCCACCGTCTCCGACGCGGAGATCGTCGCCTATTTCGGGCAGATGTCCGACGAGATGGACAAGCAGAACCCGCTGGCCCCCGCCAAGAACCCCTATGCGGTGCGGCTGGCCAATCTGACCAAGGGGCTCGATGCCTATGATGGCCTTACGCTCGACATCAAGGCCTACCTGGTGGACGAGGTCAACGCCTTCGCCATGGGAGACGGGACGGTGCGGGTCTATTCCGGCCTGATGGATAAGATGACCGATGACGAAGTGCGCTGCGTGATCGGGCATGAGATCGGTCATGTGAAGCTCGAACACGGGGCCAAGCGCATGAAGCGCGCCTTGCAGCAGGATGCGGCATTGAGCGTGGCAGGCACGGCCAGCAGCGGGGTGCGCAACTTCACCAATTCGCAGCTCGGCGCGCTGCTCCAGAATGTGGTCTATGCGCAATATTCGCAGGCGGCCGAGACGCAGGCGGATGATTACGCGCTGACCTTCATGAAGGCGCGCGGCTATCCGCAAGCGGCCTGCGCGACCGCGATGGACAAGCTGGCGGCCTTGGGCAGCGGAGGCGGGATCGGGCTGCTCAAGACCCACCCCGACCCGGCCAAGCGCGCCAAGCGGATGCGCAAGCTGATCAAGTGA
- a CDS encoding aldehyde dehydrogenase family protein gives MVTQYKNLIGGEMVATDRWLDVVNPANEQVIGQVPHCGKAELDKAVAAARAAFKIWKNTPIEERRAAIMAISGAIKANAEELYRLLTSEQGKPHDQARGEIYGAAAMSAAQSTLSLDDEVNEDSDTRLSRTRRVPVGVVGGIVPWNFPVMMAIQKIVPAMLSGCTIVLKPSPFTPLTTLKIAELIADKVPAGVVNIITGEDDLGPLITSHPDIDKITFTGSTATGKKIMEGASADLKRITLELGGNDASIVLPDADPKKVAEQLFWSSFSNAGQICVAAKRVYIHEDIYDELSAAIVEYAKTVKVGDGSEQGTGVGPIQNKKQYDRVLELIEDAKSNGYKFLLGGNVDPSGTGYFVPLTILDNPPEDARIVAEEQFGPVMPLMKFSTEEEVIARANNSEYGLAGAVWTGNPEKGVEIAEQLETGTVWVNEYLHLSPFAPFGGHKQSGFGAEYGKEGLKEFTYAQVITVKKDNVPA, from the coding sequence ATGGTCACCCAGTACAAGAACCTTATCGGCGGCGAGATGGTGGCAACCGACCGCTGGCTCGACGTGGTGAACCCCGCCAACGAGCAGGTGATCGGCCAGGTGCCCCATTGCGGCAAGGCCGAGCTCGACAAGGCGGTCGCCGCTGCCCGCGCTGCCTTCAAGATCTGGAAGAACACCCCCATCGAAGAACGCCGCGCCGCGATCATGGCGATTTCGGGCGCGATCAAGGCCAATGCGGAAGAACTCTACCGCCTGCTGACCAGCGAGCAGGGCAAGCCCCACGATCAGGCGCGCGGCGAAATCTATGGCGCAGCCGCCATGAGCGCGGCGCAATCGACCCTCAGTCTCGATGACGAAGTGAACGAGGACAGCGACACCCGCCTCAGCCGCACCCGCCGCGTGCCGGTGGGCGTGGTCGGCGGCATCGTGCCGTGGAACTTCCCGGTGATGATGGCGATCCAGAAGATCGTCCCCGCGATGCTCTCGGGCTGCACCATCGTGCTCAAGCCCTCGCCCTTCACCCCGCTCACCACCCTCAAGATCGCCGAGCTGATCGCGGACAAGGTGCCCGCGGGCGTGGTCAACATCATCACGGGTGAGGACGACCTCGGCCCGCTGATCACCAGCCACCCCGATATCGACAAGATCACCTTCACCGGCTCGACCGCGACGGGGAAGAAGATCATGGAAGGCGCCTCGGCCGACCTCAAGCGCATCACGCTGGAACTGGGCGGCAACGATGCTTCGATCGTGCTGCCCGATGCCGATCCCAAGAAGGTCGCCGAGCAGCTGTTCTGGTCGAGCTTCTCCAACGCCGGGCAGATCTGCGTCGCGGCCAAGCGCGTCTACATCCACGAGGACATCTATGATGAACTCAGCGCCGCGATCGTCGAGTATGCCAAGACCGTGAAGGTCGGCGACGGCAGCGAGCAGGGCACCGGCGTCGGCCCGATCCAGAACAAGAAGCAGTATGACCGCGTGCTCGAGCTGATCGAGGACGCCAAGTCGAACGGCTACAAGTTCCTGCTCGGCGGCAATGTCGATCCCTCGGGCACCGGCTACTTCGTGCCGCTGACCATCCTCGACAACCCGCCCGAAGACGCGCGCATCGTCGCTGAGGAACAGTTCGGCCCGGTCATGCCGCTGATGAAGTTCTCGACCGAAGAGGAAGTCATCGCCCGCGCCAACAACTCGGAATATGGCCTCGCCGGCGCGGTGTGGACCGGCAACCCGGAAAAGGGCGTGGAGATCGCCGAGCAGCTCGAAACCGGCACGGTATGGGTCAATGAATACCTCCACCTCTCGCCCTTCGCGCCGTTTGGCGGGCACAAGCAGTCGGGCTTTGGCGCAGAATACGGCAAGGAAGGCCTCAAGGAGTTCACCTATGCGCAGGTGATCACCGTCAAGAAGGACAACGTCCCGGCTTGA
- a CDS encoding glutathione S-transferase family protein, which yields MTDTRPDLVIYGSPISPFVRKVAGVCIAKGAPYEVEAINVFAPPAWFHDISPMKRIPVLRDRSVAEEGVAGTIADSSAICAFIEKKHPAPALYPDNPMALGEALFIEEYADTALAMAGGLGIFRPIFFAITKGEEPGLDKAREAWANQLPPIFDVLEKRLDGRAFFAGDALSIADITVACVLMQISLVAETPLARWPGLAAHFAAMRGLPLVAEPYAAAEKMVRKALPTPFDLT from the coding sequence ATGACCGATACCCGCCCCGACCTCGTGATTTACGGCAGCCCGATCTCGCCCTTCGTGCGCAAGGTTGCAGGGGTGTGCATCGCCAAGGGCGCTCCCTACGAGGTCGAGGCGATCAACGTCTTCGCGCCCCCCGCCTGGTTCCATGACATCTCGCCGATGAAGCGCATTCCGGTGCTGCGCGACCGCAGCGTGGCTGAGGAAGGCGTGGCCGGCACCATCGCCGACAGTTCCGCGATCTGCGCCTTCATCGAGAAGAAGCACCCTGCGCCTGCGCTCTACCCGGACAACCCGATGGCGCTGGGCGAGGCGCTGTTCATCGAGGAATATGCCGACACTGCACTGGCGATGGCAGGGGGCTTGGGCATCTTCCGCCCGATCTTCTTCGCGATCACCAAGGGCGAGGAACCGGGGCTCGACAAGGCGCGCGAGGCCTGGGCCAATCAACTGCCGCCGATCTTCGACGTGCTGGAAAAGCGCCTCGATGGCCGCGCCTTCTTTGCGGGCGATGCCCTGTCGATTGCCGATATCACGGTGGCCTGCGTGCTGATGCAGATTTCACTGGTAGCCGAGACGCCGCTGGCGCGCTGGCCCGGTCTGGCCGCGCATTTTGCCGCGATGCGAGGCCTGCCACTGGTGGCAGAGCCCTATGCGGCGGCGGAAAAGATGGTTCGCAAGGCCTTGCCGACGCCGTTCGACCTGACCTAA
- the mtnP gene encoding S-methyl-5'-thioadenosine phosphorylase, with translation MASEWCIGIIGGSGLYAIDGIEDAQWIAIETPWGDPSDEILCGTLGGVKVRFLPRHGRGHPISPTELNARANIDALKRAGCTDILAISAVGSLREELEPGRFAVVEQFIDRTFARPSTFYTSGFVTHVSMADPVCPRLSDMAAHAIAAAGGKVAVGATYLAMEGPQFSTRAESRMYRQWGADVIGMTAMPEAKLAREAELPYALVGMITDYDCWRDGEAVDVAQVVGQMQANGALARAMVLNFIESLPETREPSPIDTSLDDAVITAPDEHDPELMAKLDAVAGRLFG, from the coding sequence ATGGCCAGCGAGTGGTGCATCGGGATCATCGGCGGATCGGGTCTCTACGCCATCGACGGGATCGAGGACGCGCAGTGGATCGCGATCGAAACCCCGTGGGGTGACCCCTCGGACGAGATTCTGTGCGGGACGCTGGGCGGGGTCAAAGTGCGCTTCCTCCCGCGTCATGGCCGCGGCCATCCGATCAGCCCGACCGAACTGAACGCCCGCGCCAATATCGATGCGCTGAAGCGCGCCGGGTGCACCGATATCCTCGCGATCAGCGCGGTGGGGTCCTTGCGCGAGGAGCTGGAGCCGGGGCGCTTTGCGGTGGTCGAACAATTCATCGACCGCACCTTTGCGCGTCCCTCCACCTTCTACACCAGCGGCTTTGTCACCCATGTCTCGATGGCCGATCCTGTCTGCCCGCGCCTGTCGGACATGGCCGCCCATGCCATTGCAGCGGCGGGCGGCAAGGTGGCCGTGGGGGCGACCTATCTCGCGATGGAAGGCCCGCAGTTCTCGACCCGCGCGGAAAGCCGGATGTACCGCCAGTGGGGCGCGGACGTGATCGGCATGACCGCCATGCCCGAAGCCAAGCTCGCGCGCGAAGCGGAGCTGCCCTACGCGCTCGTCGGCATGATCACCGATTATGATTGCTGGCGCGATGGCGAGGCGGTGGATGTGGCGCAGGTGGTAGGGCAGATGCAGGCCAACGGCGCGCTCGCACGGGCGATGGTGCTGAACTTCATCGAGAGCCTGCCCGAGACACGCGAGCCCTCCCCCATCGACACGAGTCTGGACGATGCGGTGATCACCGCGCCTGACGAACACGATCCCGAACTGATGGCCAAGCTCGACGCGGTCGCCGGGCGATTGTTCGGGTAA
- a CDS encoding phosphotransferase — MDRFPAHPDDITDAWWERVLGRVPSRWRWEPIGTGQVGDSVRFTLDFAGEDAPMTLAGKFAAADPTSRGTAAMLGLYTKEVRFYRDLAPLLPIRTPRTHVADIAEDGASFCLLFEDLGPARGGNQIAGCNLADAEAVIDQAAALHAPSWHNPAMLDADWLQPDPAAAGQVKALYPQAHAIFRERYKDSLEPEFMALCEALAEHTATTDRVTEKVSLVHGDFRLDNVLFDIKGGAEPVAVLDWQTLTIGNGLTDVGYFLGCGIGDTLRRAHERDLLERYCARMTALGVPLTVDQIWRDYVVGALHGVSTAVFSSAFVVRTERGDANFLSMARGACALCHEHGALDLLKKG, encoded by the coding sequence ATGGACAGATTTCCGGCGCATCCGGACGACATCACCGATGCGTGGTGGGAGCGGGTGCTGGGCCGTGTGCCAAGCCGCTGGCGGTGGGAGCCGATCGGCACCGGGCAGGTGGGCGATTCGGTGCGCTTCACGCTCGACTTTGCGGGCGAGGATGCACCCATGACGCTGGCGGGCAAGTTTGCTGCGGCTGATCCGACCAGCCGCGGCACGGCGGCAATGCTCGGCCTCTACACCAAGGAAGTCCGCTTCTACCGAGACCTCGCCCCGCTGCTGCCGATCCGCACCCCGCGCACCCATGTGGCCGACATCGCCGAGGATGGCGCGAGCTTCTGCCTGCTGTTCGAGGATCTCGGCCCGGCGCGCGGCGGCAACCAGATTGCCGGGTGCAACCTTGCCGATGCCGAAGCGGTGATCGATCAGGCCGCAGCGCTCCACGCACCCAGCTGGCACAATCCGGCGATGCTCGATGCCGACTGGCTCCAGCCCGATCCCGCTGCCGCTGGGCAGGTCAAGGCGCTCTACCCCCAGGCGCATGCGATCTTCCGGGAGCGCTACAAGGACAGCCTCGAACCAGAATTCATGGCCCTGTGCGAGGCGCTGGCCGAACACACGGCCACCACCGACCGCGTGACGGAGAAGGTCAGCCTCGTCCATGGCGACTTCCGGCTCGATAACGTGCTGTTCGACATCAAGGGCGGGGCCGAGCCGGTGGCGGTGCTCGACTGGCAGACGCTAACCATCGGCAATGGCCTGACCGATGTGGGATACTTCCTCGGCTGCGGGATCGGCGACACGCTTCGCCGCGCGCATGAACGCGACCTGCTCGAACGTTACTGCGCCCGCATGACCGCGCTGGGCGTGCCGCTGACCGTCGATCAGATCTGGCGCGATTATGTGGTGGGCGCGCTCCATGGGGTGTCGACCGCGGTGTTCTCCAGCGCCTTCGTGGTCCGCACCGAGCGCGGCGATGCCAACTTCCTGTCGATGGCGCGCGGCGCCTGCGCGCTGTGCCATGAGCACGGCGCGCTCGACCTGCTCAAGAAGGGATAA